In one Aricia agestis chromosome 5, ilAriAges1.1, whole genome shotgun sequence genomic region, the following are encoded:
- the LOC121727163 gene encoding uncharacterized protein LOC121727163: MDSCNEKNIPRAGTNLVGESRTLSEERVWPTYTGGATAAMEERSKETNDDFGTNLVNDKHDGMAAMSTASEGEGSRHTTRTPVVQLERIPDMKSGSRAKTPVSDLALTTASEGESGSRVTTPVSTGLFYKPGSGSDESGSESAVSQNKDETRNRFRRKRRGSELEDSPEKNRGTVTKPSSKRGRGRPPTTGQYVGMAKAKRDYLDEKERAMAVEAEQEIMDSARRIPLDRLHRMSDASDNSDRTMMEEREVTAASVGAVISESLGTISNVAKKSKNLKGTSVAALNKATQAIREAFSAIVNRTTSEETKALEAANARLSREIADLKAELEAVKRKLTDAHPQPPPVSKGLDVEELLQRAVREAVSLTSARMDARLEGLEARLLPEPRLRPPLAADKRNDEAQGAAAAASKAKERTPEPEPAVSTLMPPLNPGPALKKKKKKVKKTAAAVEAAAARRDAAPSTAAKGPDPAEQWSEVVKRGGKAQKKGEGRKEGPIREGQTKKKKKRKSLRAPKTAAVVITLQADAEKRGVTYKDVMDKAKGSLDIVTLEIPAVKFKRAVTGARMYEVSGTACKEKADTLASKLREVLGEEDVRISRPQKCAELRISGLDDSATASEVAAAISRAGGCAAEDVKVGEIRVDRSGRGTAWVKCPVEAAKLITAPNTKLYIGWTVVRVTLLSARVMRCYRCHEAGHTRATCPSDTDRGDLCFRCGQPGHTIKTCGNPPHCALCAANGRKADHVVGSTPCKIPQKKGKGSNKSQSLKAATPSTVASGAGVAPMEAQ, from the coding sequence ATGGATAGTTGCAACGAGAAAAATATTCCCCGGGCGGGTACCAACTTAGTTGGAGAATCCCGCACCCTCTCAGAGGAGAGGGTCTGGCCCACGTATACGGGGGGCGCCACCGCTGCAATGGAGGAGAGGAGTAAAGAGACGAACGACGACTTTGGCACGAATTTGGTTAACGATAAGCACGACGGAATGGCTGCGATGTCGACGGCTAGCGAAGGAGAAGGCTCCAGGCACACGACCCGAACACCGGTTGTGCAGCTGGAGCGAATACCGGATATGAAAAGCGGATCGCGGGCAAAGACGCCCGTGTCTGATTTGGCACTGACCACAGCAAGCGAGGGAGAGAGTGGATCGCGGGTGACGACGCCTGTGTCCACTGGCTTGTTTTACAAACCCGGAAGCGGAAGTGATGAGAGCGGTAGTGAGTCTGCTGTCTCTCAGAACAAGGACGAGACAAGGAATCGCTTCCGACGCAAGAGACGTGGTAGCGAGTTGGAGGACAGCCCGGAGAAGAACAGAGGTACGGTTACAAAACCCTCCTCAAAGCGTGGTAGAGGGAGACCTCCAACCACTGGTCAATACGTTGGCATGGCGAAAGCCAAAAGGGACTACCTGGATGAGAAAGAAAGGGCTATGGCGGTTGAAGCTGAGCAGGAAATAATGGACTCGGCACGGAGGATACCGCTGGACCGGTTACACCGGATGTCGGATGCCTCCGATAACTCGGATAGGACAATGATGGAGGAAAGGGAAGTCACGGCGGCCTCTGTGGGCGCCGTCATCTCAGAGAGTTTGGGGACCATATCCAATGTGGCCAAAAAGTCCAAAAACTTAAAGGGAACTTCTGTCGCCGCTCTAAATAAGGCGACTCAGGCCATAAGGGAGGCGTTTTCGGCCATAGTCAACCGAACGACTTCTGAAGAGACGAAAGCACTAGAGGCGGCGAATGCTCGTCTTTCCAGAGAAATCGCCGACCTGAAAGCAGAGTTGGAGGCCGTCAAGCGCAAGCTTACTGACGCCCATCCACAACCCCCTCCCGTCAGCAAGGGACTGGATGTGGAAGAGCTTCTACAGCGGGCGGTGCGCGAGGCGGTCTCGCTGACGAGCGCCCGGATGGACGCGCGGCTGGAGGGTCTCGAGGCTCGGCTCTTGCCGGAGCCACGCCTAAGACCTCCTCTGGCCGCAGACAAGAGAAATGACGAAGCCCAAGGCGCAGCGGCAGCAGCGTCGAAAGCCAAGGAGAGGACTCCGGAGCCTGAGCCCGCGGTGTCAACCTTGATGCCCCCTTTGAATCCTGGACCGGctctgaaaaagaaaaagaaaaaagttaaaaagacGGCCGCAGCCGTAGAAGCGGCAGCCGCTAGACGCGATGCTGCCCCATCTACGGCTGCGAAGGGACCAGATCCGGCTGAGCAATGGTCGGAAGTGGTCAAGAGAGGAGGAAAGGCTCAGAAGAAGGGCGAGGGCAGGAAGGAAGGGCCTATACGGGAAGGACAGActaagaaaaagaagaagagaAAGAGTCTCCGCGCTCCTAAAACTGCCGCAGTAGTAATAACCCTGCAGGCAGACGCGGAAAAGAGAGGCGTCACGTACAAAGACGTAATGGACAAGGCCAAGGGGAGTCTGGATATCGTCACCCTCGAGATCCCCGCGGTCAAGTTTAAGCGGGCCGTGACCGGGGCCCGTATGTACGAGGTCTCGGGAACGGCCTGCAAGGAAAAGGCGGACACCCTTGCAAGTAAGCTGAGGGAGGTCCTAGGAGAGGAGGATGTGCGCATATCTCGACCACAGAAGTGTGCCGAGCTTCGAATATCGGGTCTGGATGACTCCGCCACTGCATCGGAGGTTGCCGCGGCCATATCAAGAGCTGGTGGCTGTGCAGCTGAGGACGTTAAGGTGGGAGAAATCCGAGTGGATAGAAGTGGCCGCGGCACGGCCTGGGTAAAGTGCCCGGTCGAGGCCGCAAAGTTAATAACAGCGCCTAACACCAAGCTGTACATCGGGTGGACCGTTGTGCGCGTGACGCTTCTATCGGCGCGCGTCATGCGGTGCTATCGGTGCCACGAAGCCGGACATACGCGGGCGACCTGCCCTTCCGATACTGACCGTGGAGACTTGTGTTTCCGTTGTGGCCAACCTGGCCACACAATCAAGACATGCGGGAACCCTCCCCATTGCGCGCTGTGTGCGGCGAACGGGAGAAAGGCGGATCACGTCGTGGGGAGCACACCCTGCAAGATACCGCAGAAGAAGGGAAAGGGCTCCAATAAGAGCCAATCGCTCAAGGCTGCTACTCCATCTACAGTAGCCTCTGGAGCGGGAGTGGCCCCCATGGAAGCCCAATAA